A genomic region of Sciurus carolinensis chromosome 7, mSciCar1.2, whole genome shotgun sequence contains the following coding sequences:
- the Rnf182 gene encoding E3 ubiquitin-protein ligase RNF182, whose translation MASQPPEDAAESQVSDELECKICYSRYNLKQRKPKVLACCHRVCARCLCRIADLGDSAQGVIVCPFCRFETCLPDDEVSSLPDDNNILAHLTCGAKGKKCLPENPTELLLTPKRLASLVSPSHTASNCLVITIMEVQRESAASLSASPVVEFYRPASFDSVTTVSHNWTVWNCTSLLFQTSIRVLVWLLGLLYFSSLPLGIYLLVSKKVTLGVVFVSLVPSSLVILMVYGFCQCVCHEFLDCMSLPS comes from the coding sequence ATGGCGAGCCAGCCGCCCGAGGACGCCGCGGAGTCGCAGGTCTCCGACGAGCTCGAGTGCAAGATCTGCTACAGTCGCTACAACCTGAAGCAGAGGAAGCCCAAAGTGCTGGCGTGCTGCCACAGGGTGTGCGCCAGGTGCCTCTGCAGGATCGCCGACCTCGGGGACTCCGCGCAGGGCGTCATCGTCTGCCCGTTCTGCAGGTTCGAGACGTGCCTGCCGGACGACGAGGTCAGCAGCCTGCCCGATGACAACAACATCCTCGCGCACTTGACTTGCGGGGCCAAAGGGAAGAAGTGCCTGCCAGAGAACCCCACCGAGCTGTTGCTGACCCCCAAGAGGCTGGCCTCCCTGGTCAGCCCTTCCCACACGGCCTCCAACTGCCTGGTGATCACCATCATGGAGGTGCAGAGGGAGAGCGCCGCGTCCCTGAGCGCCAGCCCGGTCGTGGAATTCTACAGGCCGGCGAGCTTCGACTCGGTGACCACCGTGTCCCACAACTGGACGGTCTGGAACTGCACGTCCCTGCTGTTTCAGACGTCCATCCGGGTGCTGGTGTGGTTGCTGGGCTTGCTGTACTTCAGCTCCCTGCCCCTGGGGATCTACTTACTGGTGTCCAAGAAAGTCACCCTGGGGGTGGTCTTTGTCAGCCTGGTCCCTTCCAGCCTGGTCATCCTCATGGTGTACGGCTTTTGCCAGTGTGTCTGTCACGAGTTTCTGGACTGCATGTCGCTTCCTTCGTAG